A portion of the Pangasianodon hypophthalmus isolate fPanHyp1 chromosome 20, fPanHyp1.pri, whole genome shotgun sequence genome contains these proteins:
- the mybl2b gene encoding v-myb avian myeloblastosis viral oncogene homolog-like 2b: protein MSWWARGEDAECQDTDSDAADPKDSGKVKVKWTQEEDDNLRMLVNRLGTNDWKYIASFLPNRSEHQCQHRWYKVLDPVLVKGPWTKEEDEKVIQLVNKYGNKQWAVVAKHLKGRLGKQCRERWHNHLNPDVKKSSWTAEEDLIIYKAHCMLGNRWAEIAKLLPGRTDNAVKNHWNSTIKRKVELGYYTGVDMNLHFIHQPEEGDVSAQQDADPLEDFCYGGELEAATVPVVTQESADSVPRKSSPANKVSPKPSRAPATPPSDAESVTSSSVPAWVNDGSGFLSPSATPVLKEVMDMMDRDLEGWCNLADFELPEESQSPDVLQFRLEGSALHELSKGSKGELIPISPGGATPPSILSRRTRRRIALSPDANDSMTPKSTPVKILPFSPSQFLNLWTKQDTLDLENPSLTSTPVCSQKAIVTTPLHRDKTPLTQKENSVFITPNHKADLDRTPRTPTPFKNALEKYGPIRQLPPTPNLEEDLKEVLRTEAGIELIVKDESPAEQKPKVVHRPPMKKVRKSLALDVIDCKEPRPARRQLSKPPAKPSRKADRSLSSSFNSSYTVKKEENVLDQGFILGPNESGPTVKQAQQNPKTVPPAPMSPAWEAVVCGRTTDQLIMTEKARRYLRSLKSNAHSRALILS, encoded by the exons aTGTCTTGGTGGGCGCGCGG tgagGACGCGGAGTGTCAGGACACTGACTCGGACGCAGCCGACCCGAAGGACAGCGGGAAAGTCAAAGTGAAGTGGACGCAGGAAGAG GATGATAATCTGCGAATGCTGGTTAACCGTCTAGGAACTAATGACTGGAAATACATCGCAAGTTTTCTACCA AACCGCTCGGAACATCAGTGTCAGCACCGCTGGTACAAAGTTTTGGATCCAGTCCTCGTCAAAGGGCCTTGGACTAAAGAAGAAGATGAGAAG GTGATCCAGCTGGTGAATAAATACGGTAATAAACAGTGGGCCGTGGTGGCCAAACACCTGAAGGGGCGACTGGGGAAGCAGTGCCGCGAGCGCTGGCACAACCACCTCAACCCTGACGTGAAGAAGTCCTCCTGGACCGCAGAGGAGGATCTCATCATCTACAAAGCCCACTGCATGCTGGGAAACCGCTGGGCTGAGATCGCCAAGCTGCTGCCTGGAAG GACCGACAATGCTGTGAAGAACCACTGGAACTCCACCATTAAGCGTAAGGTGGAGCTGGGGTACTACACGGGTGTGGACATGAATCTGCACTTTATTCACCAGCCTGAGGAAGGAGACGTCAGCGCTCAGCAGGACGCTGATCCGCTG GAGGATTTCTGCTACGGTGGAGAGCTGGAGGCTGCCACTGTACCGGTGGTCACACAG GAGTCTGCCGATTCTGTACCTCGGAAATCCTCTCCCGCCAACAAGGTGTCCCCTAAACCGTCTCGAGCTCCGGCGACGCCCCCCAGTGACGCAGAGAGCGTGACGAGCTCGAGCGTCCCTGCCTGGGTGAACGACGGCTCGGGCTTCCTGTCGCCCTCGGCCACGCCCGTGCTGAAGGAGGTGATGGACATGATGGACAGG gatctGGAGGGTTGGTGTAACCTGGCTGACTTTGAGCTGCCGGAGGAGAGTCAGAGCCCTGACGTGCTGCAGTTCCGGCTGGAGGGCAGCGCTCTACACGAGCTCAGTAAGGGGAGTAAAGGCGAGCTCATCCCCATCTCACCCGGGGGAGCCACGCCACCGTCCATCCTGAGCCGCCGCACACGCCGCCGCATCGCCCTCTCCCCCGACGCCAACGACTCCATGACCCCCAAGAGCACGCCGGTGAAGATCCTGCCCTTCTCCCCATCTCAG TTTCTCAACTTGTGGACCAAACAGGACACGCTTGATTTGGAGAACCCGTCTCTCACGTCCACGCCCGTGTGCAGCCAGAAAGCCATCGTCACTACGCCGCTGCACCGGGACAAAACCCCGCTGACTCAGAAGGAGAACTCCGT CTTCATCACGCCGAACCACAAGGCCGATCTGGACAGGACGCCTCGCACCCCGACCCCGTTTAAAAACGCCCTGGAGAAGTACGGGCCCATACGGCAGCTG CCTCCAACACCCAACCTGGAGGAGGACCTGAAGGAGGTTCTGCGCACCGAAGCAGGGATCGAGCTCATCGTAAAGGACGAGAGTCCGGCGGAGCAGAAACCCAAAGTGGTG CACCGGCCTCCCATGAAGAAAGTGCGTAAATCTCTGGCGTTGGACGTTATAGACTGTAAGGAGCCGCGCCCTGCCCGACGCCAGCTCTCCAAGCCTCCTGCAAAACCCAGCAGAAAG GCGGACCGTTCGCTCTCATCGTCCTTCAACTCGTCGTATACtgtgaagaaggaggagaacGTCCTCGACCAGGGTTTCATTCTCGGGCCCAACGAAAGCGGTCCTACGGTGAAACAAGCACAACAGAACCCCAAAACTGTTCCACCTGCTCCT ATGTCTCCAGCGTGGGAAGCGGTGGTTTGTGGTCGCACTACGGATCAGCTGATCATGACGGAGAAGGCCAGGCGTTATCTTCGCTCTCTGAAGTCGAACGCACACAGCCGAGCACTCATCCTGTCCTGA